Proteins from a single region of Mytilus trossulus isolate FHL-02 chromosome 2, PNRI_Mtr1.1.1.hap1, whole genome shotgun sequence:
- the LOC134708190 gene encoding complement C1q subcomponent subunit B-like translates to MFNINLLLLIIPAFIFKHAHLLLLENSEGVYVSKTEFNALQSKVSALEADITKEKTTIAFVAELTTNIVNPTNNVHIIFDHSILNIGNNYTSRHGVFVAPIPGVYHFAVEITAPPQSTTSHSLHVRIMKKNEAVAVTFVDGNTNYFLRRTASTILQLNTGDDVWCQTESIGGSNTINGGNTYSMFSGFLIRAV, encoded by the exons AAACATGCACATTTGCTTCTACTGGAAAACTCAGAGGGAGTATATGTTTCAAAGACTGAGTTCAATGCACTTCAATCTAAAGTTAGCGCATTAGAGGCAGACATTACTAAAG aaaagaCGACCATAGCTTTCGTTGCAGAATTAACAACTAATATTGTTAACCCAACCAATAATGTCCATATCATTTTTGATCACTCGATTTTGAACATTGGGAACAATTATACTTCACGACATGGAGTATTTGTTGCACCCATACCAGGGGTTTATCATTTTGCAGTAGAAATAACAGCCCCTCCTCAGTCCACTACCAGCCATAGCCTTCATGTTcgtataatgaaaaaaaacgaAGCAGTTGCCGTTACTTTTGTCGATGGAAATACCAATTATTTTCTAAGACGAACGGCCTCTACCATTCTTCAGCTGAACACAGGGGATGATGTGTGGTGCCAGACGGAATCTATCGGGGGTTCAAATACTATTAATGGTGGGAATACATATTCCATGTTCTCAGGATTTCTTATTCGTGCTGTGTGA